The genomic segment GTTGTCTCGCAGGTAGTCCAAAGCCTTCGCCGCTGAATGCATCCAGTGGCCGTAGTAGATCGCGCTCCCGAGGACAACGGCGTCAGCATCGTCAAAGACCCGGAAATCGCAAAGCTCCCCACGGATCACGTGCCAGTGTTCGGGCAGTGCCAACGTAAGCGTCGCGGCAATGCGGTCGGCGATTTCGCACGTTCCACCGTGCCGGCTCGCGGCAGAGACAACGAGAGTCTTGACGGGTGACGGGCCACTCATCTCAGGCGCCCGGGTAGTCAGCCGGAACCACAGCCACGGCACAGCCTGCGTGACGCAGCAGGTTGAATGCCAGCGCTCGAGAGATCGCAAACGGCATCGTGCCCTGATGCGGCCGTCCCACGACGACCAGCTCGGCCCGATCCGTGAGGCCGGCCACCACATCTTGAGGGTCGCCTACCCCGAAGGCAAGTTCGACGTCCACATCGGGGAATTCGGCCCGCCACCCGGCCAGGATCTCGGACATGTTGGCTTGAAGATCTGCCACGTCCCCCACCATGGTCGCTGGAGGCACTGCATGGATCACATGCAGCGTGGTGTCCCGAGCGCTGGCTTGCTCGAAAGCGAAACGCAGCGGGCCAACCGCGGCAGTGTCTCCGTCGAGGGTCACGACCACGTGGCCGTCGGGTGATTCACGATCGTGAGATTCCGGTACGACAACCACCGGGCACGGCGCATGAAGCGCGAGGTAACCGGCGATCTTGGTACGTAGCAGCCGGGCGTACCACTGAACGTCGTCAGCTCCCAGAATCAGCATGCTCGCGTTCGCGGCGGCGCGTTCAAGCGTGTGGATCGGCTCGTCACCCGACAGGATGAATTCAGCATCGGGATTCCCGAGCTCTACCTTCACGAACTGCTTGGCATCTTCGAGTACGAACTGACCCGCAGCCTGCATCGAATCCGAGACATCGACCCCGGCAATCAGTGCTGTTGCTAAGTCGGTAAGCCCAGTTGCGTGGATCACCTGCATGCCTGCGTTGGCGAGACGCGCCTGCCGCGCCGCAAATCGCAGAACTTCTGGCTGCTTTCCGGCGACACCGGCCACGACGGCCGGGGTGACGATCTTCATGAGTCCTCCTGGAGCGAGTGCATGCCTCCACGATGAGACTCAAGCGTTCCGGCCGACATGGCCTCCCGACCACGATTCTCGGGACCAAGGTCCACGGGTCCAACGATCAGGAGCAATGACGTCTGCGCGTGACTCACCGCGCGATCGTCAGTTGTCGTCGAGGATGCGGCTAGCGAAGACGGCAGCCTGTGTACGGCGTTCCAGCCCAAGCTTTGACAGCACGTTCGACATGTAGTTCTTGACCGTCTTCTCGGCAAGGAACAGTCGTTCACCGATTTGACGGTTGGTGAGGCCTTCTGCGACCAGCTCGAGGATCCGCCGTTCCTGAGCCGTGAGCGATTTCAGCTCCTCCGGCTCTCCGGGCGCACCTTCCCTCAGCCGCTCCATCACCTTCGCCGTCACGCTGGGGTCGAGCAGAGACCCGCCTGCCGCGACATGGTGGACCGCGGCAATGAGGTCCTGGCCCGTCACTTGCTTGAGCACGTAGCCAGCCGCACCGGCCATGATCGCCGCGAACAGCGCCTCGTCGTCGTCAAACGAGGTCAGGATGATCGCCTTGATCTCAGGGTGCGTCGACCGAATCTGCCTGCAGACCTCGATGCCACTGCCGTCCGGCAGACGAGCGTCCAGAACCGCGACGTCCGGCTTGAGTGCGGGGATACGCGCCAAGGCTGCTGCCGCTGTGCCGGCTTCACCCACTACTTCGATGTCGCCAGAACTCTCGAGCAGATGCTTGAGACCCGTACGCACCACCTCGTGGTCGTCGAGTAGGAAGACGCGGGTCGCCATGGATTCTCCTTCGATGCTGGGTCTCACCATTATGGAAGCACGGATCTAGGCGATCGAGGGCCGAAGGTCCCAATGCTTTCACCCACGCAACGACCGATTCATCTCATTCACGGTGTTGGACCGGGACTACCGCCACCGGACAGGCGGCGCGAGCGATGACAGCTCGTGCCAGCGAATGCGAGGCGAGCCTGATGGGTTGGACGGTGTGGGGCTGGCCGAGGACAAGCAGGGCCGCGTCTTGCGCCGCGACCATCGCAACGTGCTGGCGGCTTCCATGGTCAACCACCATCGTCACGGGGACGTCTCGGTAGGTCTCGGCCCATTCCTCGACAACGTCCTTCGTCGAGTGCCACCGCTCATAGTCGTACGGGTCTTCGGCGGCCACGTGCAC from the Aeromicrobium panaciterrae genome contains:
- a CDS encoding response regulator transcription factor, whose protein sequence is MATRVFLLDDHEVVRTGLKHLLESSGDIEVVGEAGTAAAALARIPALKPDVAVLDARLPDGSGIEVCRQIRSTHPEIKAIILTSFDDDEALFAAIMAGAAGYVLKQVTGQDLIAAVHHVAAGGSLLDPSVTAKVMERLREGAPGEPEELKSLTAQERRILELVAEGLTNRQIGERLFLAEKTVKNYMSNVLSKLGLERRTQAAVFASRILDDN
- a CDS encoding universal stress protein; translation: MKIVTPAVVAGVAGKQPEVLRFAARQARLANAGMQVIHATGLTDLATALIAGVDVSDSMQAAGQFVLEDAKQFVKVELGNPDAEFILSGDEPIHTLERAAANASMLILGADDVQWYARLLRTKIAGYLALHAPCPVVVVPESHDRESPDGHVVVTLDGDTAAVGPLRFAFEQASARDTTLHVIHAVPPATMVGDVADLQANMSEILAGWRAEFPDVDVELAFGVGDPQDVVAGLTDRAELVVVGRPHQGTMPFAISRALAFNLLRHAGCAVAVVPADYPGA